From Ignavibacteriota bacterium:
GAGAGCAGGGTGATCCCCTGCACCGACAGCACGCCGAACAGCATGGTGGCAGGGATGAACGCGCCGATGAGGAGTGAGTAGACCGGGAGGCGGGCACTGCAGCTCATCAGCGGTGCCACGAGGATGGTCGCCAGGCGGTCCTTCGGGTTATCGATGGTGCGCGTGGCCATGATGCCGGGGATGGCACAGGCGAACGATCCGAGCAGCGGGATGAACGACTTGCCGTGCAGCCCGACCTTGCTCATCAGTTTGTCCATGATGAATGCCGCCCGCGCCATGTACCCCGAATCTTCCAGGAGTCCGAGGAAGAAGAACAGGAACACGATCTGCGGCAGAAAGGTCACCACTCCCGCGACTCCGGCGATGGCACCGTGCACGATCAGTTCACGGAGGTCGCCCGGCGGCATGAGCGAGGTGACGAATGCGCTCAGCGCTTCGAATCCGGATCCGATCCACTCCATCGGGACGGTGGCCCAGCTGAAGATGCTTTGAAACATCGTGGCCATCACGAGAAGGAAGATCAGGAATCCCCAGAATCTGTGCGTGACGATGCGGTCGATCCGGTCGGTCAGTCGGGCACGTGCGATCTCGGGTGAAGCGACGGCGGCCGCGAGGACCGTGCGGATCCAGGCATAGCGCGACTCCACGAATGCCGATTGCCGGTCGATGCCGAGGTAGTCGAGTTTTTCGACCGACGCCCGGAGCAGCGATGTCAGGGCGGGATCGTAGCGGTCGGCGTGCGCCGCGAGTGCTTCAGGGGAGGAGAGGAGTTCGATCGCCTCATGGCTCGCCTGCGGGAGAGGGAGGTGCGAGGCGGTGTGCAGGTGGTCGCGCAGCCGTTCCCACTCCCGCTGGAGCGCATCCGATGCGTTCCATGGTGGACGGTGGCCGTTGGTGAGAGAAACGGATGTGATCGCCAGGCGGAGAGCCTCGAGCCCTTCGCCCTTCTGTGCCACGACGGGTATCACCGGGCACCCGAGGTGGCGGGACAGGGTTCTGGCATCGATGCACATGCCCTGTTCCTGTGCAAGGTCGCTCATCGTCAGCGCGACGACGAGCGGCAAATGCCGGTCCACCACCTGGGTCACGAGATAGAGATTGCGTTCGAGGTTCGTTGCATCGACCGCGCACAGGACCAGATGTGGTGGAGGGGTATGCGATGTGCGACCGAGGAGGATATCCGTGGCCACGCGCTCGTCGGGGGACTGTGCGTGAAGGCTGTACGTGCCCGGGAGGTCGAGGAGTGTGAAGGAGCCTCCGCCCTTGATCGGGACGCGGCCCTCTTTCTTTTCGACGGTGACACCGGGGTAGTTGCCGACCTTGTGGTGCAGGCCTGTGAGCGCGTTGAAGAGGGTGGTCTTGCCGGAATTCGGATTGCCGATGAGGGCAACGATACGAGTGTCAGTCACCATGTCCACCGGGCGCGTCATACGATGCATTCGCGTTCGAGGAAAATGCTGCATGCCTCGCTGTCGCGCAGCATGAGTCTGTATCCCTTCAGGTGGATCTCGAGCGGGTCGCCCAGTGGCGCGCGCCGTACGAGGCGGATGCGCACGCCCTGCATCAAACCCATTTCGAGCAGACGCTGGCGGGCATTGCGGCCGAGTCCCTGCATTTGCTGTATGGTCCCCGACTCGCCCGGGGCCAATGAACTCAGTGACACGATCTCTTTGGGCATGGCGCTGATCCTATCCTCTCGATTTCCGGCATTTTGCGCACGTCCCGAAGACCTGGAGGCTGGAACTCTGGGGATCGAAGTTCTTCTCGCTGCAGACATCTTCCTGAATGCGATTGAGACGTTCATTGACGAATTCGATGATATCGCCACACTGGAGGCAGACCAGGTGGTGGTGGTGAGGGCGTCCGAACGCCTTCTCATAGCGGGAGCTATTCTCTGCAAATCGATATTTTGAAACCAGGCCACATTCCTGGAGGAGGTCCAGGGTGTTGTATACCGTGGCCTTTGATATCCGTGTACCGTTGGTGATCATCCGGTAGTACAAGCCTTCGGCATCGAAGTGTCCCTGGCTGGCCAGGACCGCATCGAGGACGGCCAGGCGGGAGGCGGTGGATCTGAGATTTCCGTTCGCCCGGAGGTGCTTTGTCAGAATATCGTGGGCAGCTTCAGCATTCATGGACCGTTCCGCTCATTTCTGAACAAATTTTGTCATTCATCAGCCGGACCTTGTATCGGGAGTACTCAAAAAGCCCCTTGAATTCATTGAGCATTTTGACGTTGTCTCTTCTCACCCGATCGGTATTTGCGTTCCTTGTCACGATACCGATGTCACTAATTAGAATTAGTCTAAATAAAAATAACTAACTTTACCCCCTCTTGTCAAGGAAAAAGTGCTTGCGTTCTTCCTCAAAATAACGCATTTTAGACCATACTTGGTTAACCCTATATTCCTCATCCCACGTTTGAATGAAAGCCCATAAGAGTAGATTCCTTAAAGGGAAGGCGATCGCGACGAAGCCGATCCCTGCCAATGTGCCGGTGACTGTTCTGGTCGAACAGTATTTTCAGGCGTACAATGCGGGTCGTCTTGGTGAAGCATGCCAGTTGTTCACGGGCCGGATGCTTGCCAAGGACGTCACGGTTGGGATGAGTCTGACCGGTGCCTTGACACCTGCCGGGCTGGGCGGGTCATGTGTTGTTCCGCTCATTGAGAACGGATTTGTGGATTGGATCGTCAGTACCGGGGCGAATTTGTATCATGATACGCATTTCTCGATCGGCAGGACCCTGCACAAGGGGACGCCGTTCGTGGACGACCGGTTATTGCGTAAAGAAGGCGTCATTCGTATCTATGACATCCTGTTCGATTATGAGGTGCTTTTGAGCACCGACGATTTTTTCCGGACGGTGATGCGCAATCCCGAATTCCAGCGCCGGATGGGGACCGCGGAGATGCATTATCTGATGGGCAAATATGTTGCGGAGCGTGAGCGGGTGCTTGGCGTGAAGAATGCGAGCATGCTCGCGGCCGCGTATCGCTGTGGCGTTCCGGTGTACACGTCATCCCCGGGCGATAGCTCCATCGGCATGAACATCGCAGAAGCCTCGCTTGCTGGTTTCGGGGTCCAGATCGATGTTTTGCGGGACGTCAATGAGACCGCGGCACTTGTCCTTGATGCGAAGCGCCGTGGGGGGAAGAGTGGAGTGTTGATCTTCGGGGGCGGCTCGCCGAAGAATTTCATGTTGCAGACCGAACCGCAGATCCAGGAAGTGCTCAACATCAAGGAAAAGGGGCACGACTTCTTCCTGCAGATCACCGACGCGCGGCCTGACACCGGGGGTCTTTCCGGTGCGACCCCGTCAGAAGCTGTGAGTTGGGGAAAGGTCGATCCGTCGATGTTGCCGGATACCGTCGTGGTCTATCTGGACTCCACGGTGGCGATGCCGATCCTCACCTCCTATGCCCTTGCCCGGAAGAAGAAGCGGCGCCTCAAGCGTCTGTACGACCGCCGGGAAGAGGCCATGGCGTTGTTGAAGCGCGAGTATGAAAAGGCCAGTACACGTTCCAGATAACTCAATCATCCATCCCAAGGAGGGACACCGATGGACAGACTCCAGGAACTGAAAGACCTTCTTGCGACGTTCGAGAAGGACTTCGTAAAATTCTATGAGAAGGGGAACAAGTCCGCAGGGACGCGTGTGCGCAAGCACATGAACGAACTGAAGCGGAAAGCTCAGGAGATCCGCAAGGAAGTCCAGGAGCGGAAGGCGGCCGATGGTGGTACGCCGGCGGCCGAAGGCGCGGAGGAATAGCTCTTTGTGGTTGCCCCGTCGGCCCGCCGGTTCCGGTGGGATCATCGGGGGGCATACAGGGCAGAGAAACGAAGAACCCACCTTGCGGTGGGTTCTTTGTTTTGTATCAGGATGCTTCTGCGGCGTTCCGCAGGGCGCGACGGATGGCTTTCAGACGCTTCATCCGTTTTTTGACGGAGGGCTTCGTGAAATACGCGCGCTTCTTGAACTCTTTCAGTACGCCAGAGCGCTCGTATTTCTTCTTGAAACGCTTTATCGCACGATCGATGGGTTCATTTTCTGAAACGACAATGCCGACCAATCGTGTCACCTCCCTTCGGGGTCATTCTTGGGGTTCGGGATCTATCGCCACATTCTCCAGAAGCCGGCGTTCGCCGAGCCGCTCGAACGACACCACGATGGCGCTTCCGCCGCCGGAGGTGCGTTCCTTGGAGATGATCTTGCCGATATCGTCCCAATCCGTGTGAAAAATTGCTTCTCCCACCCGGTATGTCTTACCCGGTTCATAGTCTGCGGC
This genomic window contains:
- a CDS encoding transcriptional repressor, with amino-acid sequence MNAEAAHDILTKHLRANGNLRSTASRLAVLDAVLASQGHFDAEGLYYRMITNGTRISKATVYNTLDLLQECGLVSKYRFAENSSRYEKAFGRPHHHHLVCLQCGDIIEFVNERLNRIQEDVCSEKNFDPQSSSLQVFGTCAKCRKSRG
- the rpsU gene encoding 30S ribosomal protein S21, whose protein sequence is MVGIVVSENEPIDRAIKRFKKKYERSGVLKEFKKRAYFTKPSVKKRMKRLKAIRRALRNAAEAS
- the feoB gene encoding ferrous iron transport protein B, translating into MTRPVDMVTDTRIVALIGNPNSGKTTLFNALTGLHHKVGNYPGVTVEKKEGRVPIKGGGSFTLLDLPGTYSLHAQSPDERVATDILLGRTSHTPPPHLVLCAVDATNLERNLYLVTQVVDRHLPLVVALTMSDLAQEQGMCIDARTLSRHLGCPVIPVVAQKGEGLEALRLAITSVSLTNGHRPPWNASDALQREWERLRDHLHTASHLPLPQASHEAIELLSSPEALAAHADRYDPALTSLLRASVEKLDYLGIDRQSAFVESRYAWIRTVLAAAVASPEIARARLTDRIDRIVTHRFWGFLIFLLVMATMFQSIFSWATVPMEWIGSGFEALSAFVTSLMPPGDLRELIVHGAIAGVAGVVTFLPQIVFLFFFLGLLEDSGYMARAAFIMDKLMSKVGLHGKSFIPLLGSFACAIPGIMATRTIDNPKDRLATILVAPLMSCSARLPVYSLLIGAFIPATMLFGVLSVQGITLLSLYLFGMVMALLMAWAFKKTFLRGAPPLFIMELPAYRMPSLRTVLYQVWERSLAFLKTAGTIILGVSILLWALTAYPKVSEDAPRSTQLEQSYAGRAGKAIEPLIRPLGFDWKIGIGLISSLLQREAFVSAMATIYNVRDPELTGGERTVYDAMRGDMNPETGMPTFSLLTAVSLMIYYVLAMQCLSTVAVVRRETNSWKWPAFQIAYMTALAYGTTLIVYQGGSLLGWGG
- a CDS encoding ferrous iron transport protein A translates to MPKEIVSLSSLAPGESGTIQQMQGLGRNARQRLLEMGLMQGVRIRLVRRAPLGDPLEIHLKGYRLMLRDSEACSIFLERECIV
- a CDS encoding deoxyhypusine synthase, yielding MKAHKSRFLKGKAIATKPIPANVPVTVLVEQYFQAYNAGRLGEACQLFTGRMLAKDVTVGMSLTGALTPAGLGGSCVVPLIENGFVDWIVSTGANLYHDTHFSIGRTLHKGTPFVDDRLLRKEGVIRIYDILFDYEVLLSTDDFFRTVMRNPEFQRRMGTAEMHYLMGKYVAERERVLGVKNASMLAAAYRCGVPVYTSSPGDSSIGMNIAEASLAGFGVQIDVLRDVNETAALVLDAKRRGGKSGVLIFGGGSPKNFMLQTEPQIQEVLNIKEKGHDFFLQITDARPDTGGLSGATPSEAVSWGKVDPSMLPDTVVVYLDSTVAMPILTSYALARKKKRRLKRLYDRREEAMALLKREYEKASTRSR
- a CDS encoding histone H1 produces the protein MDRLQELKDLLATFEKDFVKFYEKGNKSAGTRVRKHMNELKRKAQEIRKEVQERKAADGGTPAAEGAEE